A window of Longimicrobium sp. contains these coding sequences:
- a CDS encoding class II fructose-bisphosphate aldolase, which yields MVNTAATTADGLELFSRPAVRSLLEEVRESVRVSDAGAFELVSADALRADGIDRLAHDAALSDNEDRRDTARWLILQAGRAVGIAPASIHDLYMARGRGEITGFTVPAINVRAAAFDTGRSLFRAARELQVGALICEIARSEIGYTDQRPMEYVAVLMAAAIKEGWTGPLFVQGDHFQVNAKKYKADPDAELRAVKDIIREGLHAGFYNIDIDTSTLVDLDKGSLDEQQHLNYTLSAELTAYVRKYEPAGVTVSIGGEIGEVGTENSTPEELRAYMDGYVRALAEVSAKVGKPVAGQSKISVQSGTTHGGTVLPDGSIADVAIDFETLRTLSDISRREYGLAGAVQHGASTLPQSAFGNFPAVETAEIHLATNFQNILYDHLPAELRELMYEHCRQNFQDERKPSDTEEQFIYKARKKALGHFKRDLWHLPEEDRERIRAALYDQFVFLFRQLAVENTMDIAQKYVPLPDVPRATPADLRMKAAADDWDLSD from the coding sequence ATGGTGAACACCGCCGCGACCACCGCGGACGGGCTGGAGCTGTTCTCCCGCCCGGCCGTTCGCTCGTTGCTGGAAGAAGTCCGTGAGTCCGTCCGCGTGAGCGACGCAGGCGCGTTCGAGCTGGTGAGCGCCGATGCGCTGCGCGCGGACGGCATCGACCGCCTGGCCCACGACGCCGCGCTCTCCGACAACGAGGACCGGCGCGACACCGCCCGGTGGCTGATTCTGCAGGCCGGCCGCGCGGTGGGCATCGCCCCGGCGTCCATCCACGACCTGTACATGGCCCGCGGCCGCGGCGAGATCACCGGCTTCACGGTGCCCGCCATCAACGTGCGCGCGGCCGCGTTCGATACCGGCCGATCGCTGTTCCGCGCCGCCCGCGAGCTCCAGGTGGGCGCGCTGATCTGCGAAATAGCCCGGTCGGAGATCGGCTACACCGACCAGCGGCCCATGGAGTACGTGGCGGTGCTGATGGCGGCGGCCATCAAGGAAGGCTGGACGGGCCCGCTGTTCGTGCAGGGCGACCACTTCCAGGTAAACGCCAAGAAGTACAAGGCCGATCCCGACGCCGAGCTGCGCGCGGTGAAGGACATCATCCGCGAGGGGCTGCACGCCGGCTTCTACAACATCGACATCGACACCAGCACCCTCGTCGACCTGGACAAGGGCTCGCTGGATGAGCAGCAGCACCTGAACTACACCCTCTCGGCCGAACTGACGGCGTACGTGCGCAAGTACGAGCCGGCCGGGGTGACGGTGAGCATCGGCGGCGAGATCGGTGAGGTGGGCACCGAGAACAGCACGCCCGAGGAGCTGCGCGCTTACATGGACGGCTACGTCCGCGCGCTGGCGGAGGTGTCGGCAAAGGTGGGCAAGCCGGTGGCGGGGCAGAGCAAGATCAGCGTGCAGTCGGGCACTACGCACGGCGGCACGGTGCTGCCGGACGGCTCCATCGCCGACGTGGCGATCGACTTCGAGACGCTGCGCACACTGTCGGACATTTCTCGCCGCGAGTACGGCCTGGCCGGCGCGGTGCAGCACGGCGCATCAACGCTGCCGCAGAGCGCGTTCGGCAACTTCCCGGCGGTGGAGACGGCCGAGATTCACCTGGCCACCAACTTCCAGAACATCCTGTACGACCACCTGCCGGCCGAGCTGCGCGAGCTGATGTACGAGCACTGCCGGCAGAACTTCCAGGATGAGCGCAAGCCCAGCGATACCGAGGAGCAGTTCATCTACAAGGCCCGCAAGAAGGCGCTGGGGCACTTCAAGCGCGACCTGTGGCACCTGCCGGAAGAGGACCGCGAGCGGATCCGCGCGGCGCTGTACGACCAGTTCGTCTTCCTCTTCCGCCAACTCGCGGTAGAGAACACGATGGAC